Proteins encoded within one genomic window of Besnoitia besnoiti strain Bb-Ger1 chromosome II, whole genome shotgun sequence:
- a CDS encoding zinc finger (CCCH type) motif-containing protein (encoded by transcript BESB_039790) — protein sequence MKSSLARQKVENAREPRRVYCQIAVALIWMRPGYNVHKHQESFSFSRQLYKTALCVRWQMGRCNAGSLCRHAHGKNEMRNSIGTVPPDALGADGSLPVLVPGSPSSSYVMQGRARLETTVSGARGSPVAGQTFLSPPQRSSAKWAGPNAEREQHIAESAAMARRGENPPTPVLLPKSRAAGNHTSPGLFEAQRGDVLPEGVGFQERVQSRLQSVGALHLASSPPSTQASAAVAGNQEMVLQQLQEFRKLLNLGDRVGALAGEEGLYCARHNGKKPQQEEPCGAKFALAFEQRPSSPVDTKLAGCSRVSEVAGATTNCPTLVSERALAAHGNRLWELLSPSSQDDLDSVRLATTLDPGAAVERDQATRANNGSASEPERGGVLSAEIYALSSPQTRLSLCPHFLAGSDDRRSMSFCTRGTPEELMLPPSPMAPLHASGVRGPGRPVGDEENAEEIYLGKTTDCTLAPADTGKFQYGDDSAVVRFQPRMSRRHSGAEETSFANGASYVRAASERHGCNSCPTSVHPAKQNSGVLWRPRRHELDADFSGRSEVLWMQEGCRRASSGASTIDTTPRSIDALNGFLCSLSLSGPYSPMMSAGVSYRSPTVRRGTFDGSADSAGSVTGPKLRTQSSSDDGQREGREGAFAAEKFVESSSGSVTPGGNRCSEWSGRAMTAPGGGTGVTSPTASIFREARGSEARQDDGGSDMEGETPGDLDCGLEEEFHGKYADGVPQFVCVSDWEREDDHTVFPGEGTQVVSRESRTGTSAAQECCDTQDIMDTKKVLRDRASLVQKLYEDIDPSSDRFSARVGETSSKQEAGSLLIPHASEEDCNSDCEQSEATENIVLSRASVPGHFDERNLLTEIMLRGSAGLFEGNCSRAPRLQEMNSQEAGRRSSSAGGDDEELKFQQRGRFHDGRQEGSELFRDMEAFRRTCCGNRARVSTCCSHRDPADSLVAGAMKRRDEENLGECWSSQTDNSHCSILFNGPALFWASCDSL from the exons ATGAAGTCCAGTCTAGCGCGACAAAAGGTGGAAAATGCACGCGAGCCCCGACGCGTTTACTGCCAAATCGCAGTGGCGTTGATTTGGATGCGCCCCGGCTACAACGTGCACAAACACCAAGAAAGCTTCAGTTTTTCAAG GCAGCTATATAAAACGGCGCTCTGCGTGAGATGGCAAATGGGCCGCTGCAATGCGGGGAGTCTTTGCCGACATGCG CACGGGAAAAATGAGATGAGAAACAGCATCGGCACCGTACCACCAGACGCGTTAGGGGCTGATGGGAGTCTTCCTGTGCTTGTTCCTggctcgccctcttcgtcgtaCGTCATGCAAGGACGTGCCCGGCTGGAGACAACCGTGTCAGGGGCGCGTGGGTCCCCCGTTGCTGGACAGACTTTTTTGTCTCCCCCCCAACGAAGCTCAGCCAAGTGGGCAGGCCCGAATGCCGAACGAGAGCAGCATATTGCTGAGTCAGCGGCGATGGCACGGAGAGGTGAAAATCCGCCAACTCCTGTACTACTTCCCAAAAGCCGTGCTGCCGGCAACCACACGTCGCCCGGTTTATTCGAGGCGCAACGTGGAGACGTCCTGCCGGAAGGCGTTGGATTTCAGGAGCGAGTGCAGAGCCGCTTGCAGAGCGTTGGCGCGTTACATTTGGCTTCATCTCCTCCCAGCACGCAAGCTtctgccgctgtcgccggtAATCAGGAGAtggtgctgcagcagctgcaggagttCAGGAAGCTTCTGAATCTTGGAGACCGTGTCGGCGCGTTGGCTGGCGAGGAGGGACTGTATTGTGCAAGGCACAACGGAAAGAAGCCTCAGCAAGAAGAGCCTTGCGGTGCGAAGTTCGCCCTGGCTTTCGAGCAGCGGCCCTCGTCACCCGTGGACACAAAGCTCGCGGGCTGTTCGCGGGTCAGCGAAGTAGCAGGCGCTACGACGAACTGTCCAACGCTAGTGTCCGAGCGGGCTCTTGCTGCACACGGAAACAGGCTGTGGGAACTTCTCTCCCCTAGTTCGCAGGACGACCTAGATAGCGTCAGGCTTGCGACTACCCTGGATCCAGGTGCTGCTGTCGAGCGCGACCAGGCAACACGTGCGAATAATGGAAGCGCCTCCGAGCCGGAACGTGGCGGTGTACTATCCGCCGAGATATATGCACTGTCGTCGCCCCAGACAAGACTGTCGCTGTGTCCCCATTTTCTAGCAGGAAGCGATGACAGGAGAAGCATGTCTTTCTGTACCCGCGGGACGCCAGAGGAGCTGATGCTCCCGCCATCTCCTATGGCACCGTTGCACGccagcggcgtgcgcggtCCAGGCAGGCCAGTGGGTGATGAAGAAAACGCCGAGGAGATATATTTGGGGAAGACAACAGATTGTACGCTGGCGCCGGCAGACACGGGCAAGTTCCAATATGGCGACGACTCCGCCGTGGTCAGGTTTCAACCGCGGATGTCGCGGAGACACAGCGGCGCTGAAGAGACCTCATTTGCTAACGGCGCTAGTTATGTCAGGGCGGCCTCGGAGCGCCATGGCTGCAACAGTTGCCCGACTTCTGTGCATCCTGCGAAGCAGAACAGTGGGGTCTTGTGGCGTCCCAGACGACACGAGCTGGATGCGGATTTTTCAGGACGGTCGGAAGTCCTCTGGATGCAAGAGGGTTGCCGGCGCGCTTCTTCAGGGGCGTCGACCATTGATACGACACCCCGCAGTATAGACGCGCTGAATGGCTTCCTTTGTTCCCTGAGCCTCAGTGGGCCGTATTCGCCTATGATGAGCGCGGGGGTGAGTTACAGGTCACCCACGGTCAGGAGAGGAACTTTCGACGGGTCGGCGGACAGTGCTGGCTCGGTAACCGGCCCCAAGTTGCGCACGCAGTCGTCGTCGGATGATGGCCAGCGGGAGGGTCGGGAGGGCGCATTTGCAGCAGAAAAGTTTGTGGAGAGTAGTTCTGGGTCCGTCACACCTGGCGGGAATCGATGCAGCGAATGGTCCGGCCGGGCCATGACTGCACCGGGTGGTGGGACGGGCGTCACATCGCCGACAGCAAGCATTTTTCGGGAAGCTAGGGGATCTGAGGCGCGgcaggacgacggcggcagtGACATGGAGGGTGAGACGCCCGGAGACTTGGATTGTGGGTTAGAGGAAGAGTTTCATGGGAAATACGCTGATGGTGTTCCGCAGTTCGTCTGCGTCAGCGATTGGGAACGAGAGGACGACCACACCGTATTTCCAGGGGAAGGAACACAGGTTGTCAGTCGGGAGTCTCGGACAGGGACGAGCGCAGCTCAAGAGTGTTGCGACACTCAGGATATTATGGACACTAAAAAAGTGTTGCGGGATCGTGCATCACTTGTCCAGAAGCTCTACGAAGACATAGATCCATCTTCCGATAGGTTTTCGGCACGCGTAGGAGAGACTTCAAGCAAACAGGAGGCTGGGTCGCTGCTAATTCCTCAcgcaagcgaagaagactgTAATTCAGACTGTGAGCAAAGTGAGGCCACCGAAAACATCGTACTCAGCAGGGCGAGTGTGCCCGGGCACTTCGATGAAAGAAACCTACTCACTGAAATAATGCTCCGTGGAAGCGCAGGTTTGTTTGAAGGAAACTGCTCCCGTGCCCCACGCCTTCAGGAGATGAACTCTCAAGAGGCTGGTAGGCGGTCAAGCAGCGCAGGTGGCGACGATGAGGAGTTAAAATTCCAGCAGAGGGGACGGTTCCACGATGGCCGCCAGGAGGGTTCGGAGCTCTTCCGCGACATGGAAGCGTTTCGTCGAACGTGCTGCGGTAATAGGGCAAGAGTCAGCACGTGCTGCAGTCACAGAGATCCCGCTGACTCTCTTGTCGCGGGGGCAATGAAGCGACGAGACGAGGAAAACCTCGGCGAGTGTTGGTCTTCACAAACGGATAACAGCCATTGCTCCATTTTGTTTAACGGACCTGCTCTCTTCTGGGCGTCTTGCGATTCTCTATGA
- a CDS encoding NADPH-glutathione reductase (encoded by transcript BESB_039800), protein MGATAVAYAAALLWLAPYHIIRAVTTGSSSGCLSNAFASECATDLQLEDASTKTFAESPEENVGADLEAGIPARLHELFLLDRAAHFDLVVIGGGSGGIACARRAASYGASVAIVEKATIGGTCVNLGCMPKKVMWLAANLGDALDAMPHYGFSFPGSSLDAQVDALASEVPRNASRGGVAFSWEKLRESRDAYVSRLRNTFEKLLQEANIKVFRGTGKLEADVELPKTSQARRARERDQRHTVLIEDHRGGVTRVTAAHVLIATGTRRQILNVPGAEFAISSDGFFRIEHLPRRVAVVGSGYVSAELAGILRRLGVEVYVFMRGHRQLKSFDKETVERLEKIQIESGIRIYKGVNVVEISLAKADGTNILPAYTFERQNEGRESLGEACLTVHLDNGDAHYGFDQVIMAVSPAPSVEGIGLEEARVKVDVNTGGFIVVDKFQNTSVPGVYAVGDVTGKAMLAPAAVAAGRLLADRLFGGNRDAHHDLPFVPTVLFSQPALAAVGLTEEEAKARYGEENINVYKSTFVDSFYAAWSIPASEKPRSFVKMVCLKTAGDKVLGLHLLGRGAEEILQGFALAIKLGATKEDFNSCLAIHPTAAEEVVTLPDEKKTRTVAPKDSRL, encoded by the exons ATGGGTGCCACGGCGGTTGCGTACGCTGCAGCTCTGCTGTGGCTTGCTCCGTACCACATCATCAGAGCTGTCACAACTGGTTCCTCCAGTGGATGCTTGTCGAATGCATTCGCCTCGGAGTGTGCGACAGACCTACAGCTTGAAGACGCCTCCACAAAAACATTCGCCGAGTCTCCCGAGGAGAATGTGGGCGCGGACCTCGAAGCAGGCATACCCG CGCGCCTCCATGAGCTATTTCTTTTGGATCGTGCAGCACATTTTGATCTGGTCGTGATCGGAGGTggcagcggcggcatcgcgtgtgcgcggcgGGCTGCCAGCTATGGCGCCTCTGTGGCGATTGTGGAGAAGGCGACCATCGGCGGAACATGCGTGAACCTGGGATGCATGCCAAAAAAG GTCATGTGGCTGGCTGCTAACCTCGGAGATGCGTTGGACGCGATGCCTCATTATGGTTTTTCGTTTCCTGGTTCTTCACTCGATGCACAAGTCGACGCACTGGCATCTGAGGTGCCTCGGAACGCGTCGCGGGGCGGCGTTGCATTTTCGTGGGAGAAACTACGAGAGAGTCGAGATGCGTACGTATCGCGGCTGCGGAATACGTTTGAGAAGCTGCTCCAAGAGGCGAATATCAAGGTGTTCCGCGGGACTGGCAAGTTGGAGGCTGACGTCGAGTTACCAAAAACATCCCAGGCACGCAGAGCCCGCGAGCGGGACCAGCGTCACACAGTGCTGATTGAAGACCACCGTGGAGGTGTCACGCGAGTGACTGCCGCTCATGTCCTTATCGCGACAG GCACAAGGCGTCAAATCCTCAATGTCCCGGGGGCGGAATTCGCGATCAGCAGTGACGGCTTCTTCCGCATTGAGCACCTGCCACGACGTGTAGCGGTTGTTGGCAGCGGCTACGTGAGTGCGGAGCTGGCTGGGAtcctgcggcgtctgggAGTCGAAGTCTACGTCTTTATGCGAGGCCACAGACAACTGAAGAGCTTCGACAAGGAAACGGTTGAGAGACTCGAAAAGATACAGATCGAGTCTGGAATCCGC ATATACAAAGGCGTCAACGTGGTAGAAATTTCACTAGCCAAGGCGGACGGGACGAACATTTTGCCGGCTTACACGTTTGAACGCCAGAATGAGGGGCGAGAATCTCTCGGCGAGGCATGTCTAACAGTGCATCTGGACAACGGAGATGCGCACTACGGATTCGACCAAGTTATCATGGCTGTCAGCCCCGCTCCATCAGTAGAGGGTATTgggctggaggaggcgcgggtcAAGGTCGACGTGAATACCGGGGGCTTCATTGTCGTCGACAAGTTCCAGAATACCAGTGTTCCTGGAGTCTACGCCGTAGGAGATGTCACGGGAAAG GCCATGTTGGCTCCTGCGGCTGTGGCCGCCGGTCGTCTTCTTGCGGACCGACTTTTTggaggaaacagagacgcCCATCATGATCTGCCATTCGTCCCAACAGTCCTTTTCTCTCAGCCTGCACTAGCTGCAGTCGGCTtgacagaggaagaagcaaaaGCACGCTACGGGGAAGAGAACATCAAT GTATACAAGTCCACCTTTGTGGATTCCTTCTACGCGGCGTGGAGTATTCCTGCGTCAGAGAAGCCCAGGTCTTTTGTCAAGATGGTATGCCTGAAGACGGCAGGCGACAAAGTTCTGGGTCTGCATCTCCTTGGGCGCGGTGCGGAAGAAATACTCCAGGGTTTTGCACTAGCAATAAAACTG GGAGCAACGAAGGAAGACTTCAACAGCTGCTTAGCCATCCATCCAactgctgcagaggaggtCGTGACCTTGCCCGatgagaagaagacgcggacagTGGCGCCGAAGGATTCTAGGCTATGA
- a CDS encoding EF-1 guanine nucleotide exchange domain-containing protein (encoded by transcript BESB_039810), with protein sequence MATLFETYDELVTPCTYYTLTWGDAEAAAPKKAADDDDDFDLFGEDSAEDKEAVKKLAEEKKKEAAKKKKVVVNKSMLVIEVKPADADTDLDDVCKKVKAIQMEGVTWGEGMKKVPVAFGLFKLQVQCVILDDVVNTNALVDEIEEIGMTEEEKQKRREREDADEDEDDEEECGGLVQSAEIVSFNKL encoded by the exons ATGGCGACGTTGTTTGAGACCTACGACGAGCTCGTCACCCCTTGTACCTACTACACGCTGACATGGGGAGacgccgaagcggcggcgcccaagAAGGCTGCAGACGATGATGATGACTTCGATCTGTTCG GCGAGGACAGCGCGGAAGATAAGGAGGCTGTGAAGAAGCTCgctgaggagaagaagaaggaggcagcTAAAAAGAAGAAGGTTGTTGTGAACAAGTCTATGTTGGTCATCGAAGTGAAACCCGCCGATGCCGATACAGACCTCGATGATGTCTGCAAGAAGGTTAAGGCGATTCAGATGGAGGGCGTCACATGGGGAGAGGGCATGAAGAAGGTTCCCGTCGCATTTGGACTCTTCAAGCTTCAG GTGCAATGCGTCATTCTGGACGATGTTGTCAACACAAACGCTCTCGTTGATGAAATTGAAGAAATCGGAAtgacagaggaggagaagcagaaacgcCGCGAGAGGGAAGATGCCGACGAGGATGAGGACGATGAAGAGGAATGCGGTGGCCTTGTTCAGTCTGCCGAGATCGTCTCCTTCAACAAGCTCTAG
- a CDS encoding zinc finger, zz type domain-containing protein (encoded by transcript BESB_039820): MEKRKRRHADGGQAEFGEDGGLQHEQEYPSAKKHSKSGKASGSSEDRKKKEKGRRTDGEGHGYSHGTGNEEAAVGRSSRRAEKKYRGNSHASSATQSSTACESGGEDASSSDQDVDVHKRGDKRHRVADRKKASLQHSSASGDDIAESSQGAHDLFGSDSDGESDLLPRKKSNDIDKIAINKAYAEAYEVRKRREVLQKNKDLLDETDDSESSSDEDEEGDLLSERVESKILDTLARIKNKDSSVYDKKHNFFDDADFADDQDTAAIKGSSKKTTYTDMVRKTLAEHGPTAFVDEEDALSAKKSGSQAPSYRDEMDALKKAFVEAAEGVDEDDGFLQTRQKTEEELAQEEKDYKNFLSSNKGKEQTDMNAVLNRYWAPDDNLDSDERFLRDYILNQGWREDRVALFDEQKNERFDEDEDELNVDQADAFEATYNFRFEEEGGADILGHARRVEGSVRQKNDKRRRQREAKKARLAEEKAQRDEELRRLKAAKKQEILDRIRKIQEMTGHMEVDVSAIDLDADFDPEAHDKEMATMLGDDYEEREEAVEGDELLKVPTGFEQDLGISGEDDQTLQSLSKKQRKLMKLLKKRNARSIDEGEAYAPLPDGEEGDASAPTDVAAEDDSGSPPESSEQDASEWWMCDGCGNGIPGGKKRFDCLTCDNFTLCKQCYRNVRHPHQLVKRTVPLECQPPKDFHPDSSDVSKTIKEYLDEYFQTDYEDIIGKDLPTRFKYTRVRPESYGLTVEDILSKTDKELNAHVSLKKLAPYRPQVPESRRKLQRAMFWRKRTEKEAQRGGKKDKKNPAKQMTKFGITQDRLDAYGD, translated from the exons ATGGAGAAAAGAAAGCGGCGGCATGCCGATGGTGGGCAGGCTGAATTCGGGGAAGATGGTGGACTCCAGCACGAGCAAGAATACCCATCTGCGAAGAAACACTCCAAGAGTGGAAAGGCCTCCGGTTCATCAGAGgacagaaagaagaaagagaagggcAGGCGAACTGACGGGGAGGGACACGGATACAGTCATGGCACTGGCAACGAGGAAGCGGCTGTCGGGCGTTCGTCGCGTCGAGCTGAGAAGAAATATCGAGGAAACTCTCACGCTAGCTCTGCCACGCAGAGTTCAACTGCATGTGAATCTGGTGGAGAGGACGCCTCTTCATCTGATCAAGACGTGGACGTCCACAAAAGAGGCGATAAACGCCACAGAGTGGCTGATCGCAAGAAGGCGAGCCTGCAGCACTCTTCCGCGAGTGGTGATGACATCGCGGAATCAAGCCAGGGGGCACATGACCTTTTCGGGTCAGATTCTGACGGGGAATCCGATCTTCTTCCCAGGAAGAAGTCGAACGATATCGACAAGATTGCTATCAACAAAGCGTATGCAGAAGCCTACGAAGTTCGCAAGAGACGGGAAGTGCTACAAAAAAACAAAGATCTACTCGACGAAACCGACG ATAGTGAATCGTCGAGCgatgaagatgaagaaggcgaccTCCTGTCTGAAAGGGTGGAGTCAAAAATCTTGGACACGCTAGCGCGAATCAAAAATAAGGATTCGTCGGTCTACGACAAGAAACACAATTTCTTTGATGATGCGGATTTCGCCGATGACCAGGACACCGCTGCT aTAAAAGGCTCATCAAAGAAAACGACCTACACAGATATGGTCCGGAAGACACTGGCAGAGCACGGGCCAACGGCGTTcgtcgacgaagaggacgcacTTTCTGCAAAGAAGTCAGGTTCACAAG CCCCCAGCTACCGTGACGAGATGGATGCGCTGAAGAAAGCTTTCGTGGAAGCTGCTGAAGGCGTCGACGAAGATGACGGTTTTCTTCAAACTAGGCAGAAGACAGAAGAGGAACTCGCCCAGGAGGAGAAGGATTATAAAAATTTCCTGAGT TCGAACAAGGGAAAGGAACAAACTGATATGAACGCCGTGTTAAATAGATACTGGG CTCCAGATGATAATCTGGACTCAGATGAAAGGTTCCTGAGGGATTACATTCTCAATCAAGGCTGGCGAGAGGATAGGGTTGCGCTTTTTGATGAGCAGAAGAATGAGAG GTTTGATGAAGATGAAGACGAACTCAATGTGGATCAGGCAGACGCTTTCGAGGCGACATACAATTTCAG GTttgaagaggaaggaggtGCAGACATTCTGGGCCATGCTCGTCGAGTTGAAGGTTCTGTCAGGCAGAAAAACGATAAGCGCCGGAGGCAGCGTGAGGCAAAGAAAGCGCGACTGGCAGAAGAGAAG GCCCAGCGTGACGAGGAGCTTCGGCGATTGAAGGCTGCGAAGAAGCAAGAGATATTAGACAGAATTCGAAAAATACAGGAGATGACGGGTCACATGGAAGTCG ATGTAAGCGCTATCGACCTTGATGCTGACTTTGATCCCGAGGCTCACGACAAAGAAATGGCAACAATGCTCGGGGACGACTAtgaagagcgcgaggaagcagtcGAAGGAGATGAACTCC TTAAGGTCCCTACTGGTTTTGAACAGGATTTGGGTATCTCTGGTGAGGATGATCAGACCTTACAATCCTTGTCTAAAAAGCAGCGAAAACTCATGAAATTATTGAAGAAACGTAATGCTCGATCAATCGATGAGGGCGAGGCGTATGCACCGCTACCAGatggcgaagaaggagatgCAAGCGCGCCAACAGATGTGGCTGCGGAAGATGATAGTGGATCTCCGCCAGAGTCCTCAGAGCAAGATGCGTCGGAGTGGTGGATGTGTGACGGTTGCGGCAATGGAATCCCAGGAGGCAAAAAAAG ATTCGACTGCCTGACATGTGATAATTTCACACTCTGTAAACAATGCTACCGTAACGTTCGTCATCCACATCAACTGGTTAAGCGGACGGTGCCTCTAGAGTGCCAG ccgccgaagGATTTCCATCCAGACTCTTCCGATGTTTCGAAAACTATCAAGGAGTACTTGGATGAATATTTCCAGACCGACTATGAGGACATCATTGGAAAGGATCTTCCGACGCGCTTCAAATACACCCGCGTCAGACCGGAGAGTTATGGATTGACGGTGGAAGACATTCTTTCGAA AACCGACAAGGAGCTTAACGCACACGTCTCCTTGAAAAAACTGGCACCATATCGCCCGCAGGTGCCTGAATCAAGAAGAAAG TTACAAAGGGCCATGTTCTGGAGAAAACGCACGGAAAAAGAGGCACAGCGCGGTGGCAAGAAAGACAAGAAGAATCCAGCAAAGCAGATGACAAAATTCG GCATCACACAGGACCGTCTGGACGCTTATGGCGACTGA
- a CDS encoding hypothetical protein (encoded by transcript BESB_039830) — translation MKLRLIVAAHCLIVLGMLTRRGEASPTFRVGQGFGSRFTEPHLVEEGRENVGKGMISEVAEAPGCSVEKTGDVDVATDPTDVLTVVPMTVAISKRHMIIYYKGRAAMPVMRIPLVEIKTPVTTLARSRRCFRLFHGVKPLVFCADDTTARDEWIANIYKAVFCINSGKTLTAAPKRAVSETKESVSLPARSTKVQRWIKEIARQEAEALKEVQDSESMERKKKNVVEEVEIVGGPAGTPPKVTVNGDELTLPRSVKGEQLMNGNNQEF, via the exons ATGAAGCTTCGTTTGATTGTAGCCGCACACTGTCTTATTGTCCTCGGCATGCTGACTCGTCGAGGCGAAGCATCACCCACTTTCCGGGTTGGGCAAGGGTTCGGGAGCAGATTTACTGAGCCTCATCTCGTGGAAGAGGGTAGG GAGAACGTAGGCAAAGGAATGATCAGCGAAGTGGCTGAGGCCCCGGGCTGCTCAGTAGAGAAA ACAGGCGACGTGGACGTTGCGACTGATCCTACAGATGTTTTAACTGTTGTACCTATGACCGTTGCTATTTCTAAAAGGCACATGATTATATATTACAAGG GGCGAGCTGCCATGCCCGTGATGAGGATACCGTTAGTAGAAATAAAAACACCCGTAACCACGTTAGCACGGAGCAGAAGAT GCTTTAGGCTCTTTCATGGCGTCAAGCCACTTGTATTCTGTGCGGACGACACAACAGCGAGAGA CGAATGGATTGCAAACATATATAAAGCTGTGTTCTGTATCAACTCCGGCAAGACCCTTACAGCGGCCCCAAAGAGAGCAGTGTCAG AGACGAAGGAGTCGGTCTCCTTGCCCGCAAGAAGCACCAAAGTCCAG AGATGGATCAAAGAGATAGCTCGGCAAG AGGCTGAAGCTCTCAAAGAAGTCCAG GATAGTGAATCGATGGAACGGAAAAAGAAAAATGTTGTCGAAGAAGTAGAG ATCGTTGGAGGCCCAGCAGGGACCCCACCGAAG GTTACAGTCAACGGAGACGAACTAACACTCCCACGCTCGGTCAAAGGGGAACAGTTGATGAATGGAAACAACCAGGAGTTTTAA